One window of the Paenibacillus beijingensis genome contains the following:
- a CDS encoding PucR family transcriptional regulator produces the protein MSMTDWIGQLQQVLDSPIYLRRYPLSEWRDKVGSTFGAQHVKPGSELETSSTVRFVVHANENSVEVLEVSRKGGITDKEKSLVRLMVQMLRNDYSYEGKTVSGSEAQAQELGRWIADQLEAEKPEMLPDRLTMDGRLFTEMLPFLVVNDYSGTQSASYAELEKLLRSFLTDEVLLIPLKKNEWLILGPKTLLRETQTEERGGDEEESEEDSLRLIGFGLHEMLASEWVGDCHLAVSHPVSPAKSLVETVALLRETVYLGRKFHVGTNIHLPWLLHLERLLSSIPEASRVRFVEQALNRTDFFVEPETVSTLETFFSLDCNVSETAKKLYIHRNTLLYRLDKLKQESGLDVRLFRDAVLVKLILLLYKVTKRN, from the coding sequence ATGAGCATGACAGATTGGATCGGTCAACTGCAGCAAGTACTGGATAGTCCCATTTATCTTCGCCGATATCCGCTGTCGGAATGGCGCGACAAGGTCGGATCGACGTTCGGCGCGCAGCATGTCAAGCCGGGAAGCGAGCTGGAAACGAGCAGTACGGTCAGGTTTGTCGTGCATGCGAACGAGAACAGCGTCGAAGTGCTCGAAGTGAGCCGCAAGGGCGGAATAACGGATAAAGAAAAATCGCTTGTCCGATTAATGGTACAGATGCTGCGCAATGACTACAGCTATGAAGGAAAGACGGTTTCGGGTTCGGAAGCCCAGGCACAGGAATTGGGACGGTGGATTGCGGACCAGCTGGAAGCCGAAAAACCGGAAATGCTGCCGGATCGGCTGACGATGGATGGCCGGCTGTTTACCGAAATGCTTCCGTTTCTGGTCGTTAACGATTATTCCGGTACCCAATCGGCTTCATACGCCGAGCTGGAAAAGCTGCTGCGGTCTTTTTTAACCGATGAAGTGCTGCTTATTCCGCTCAAAAAAAATGAATGGCTTATCCTCGGGCCTAAAACGCTGCTGCGCGAGACGCAAACGGAGGAGAGAGGCGGCGATGAAGAAGAGAGCGAAGAGGACAGTCTGCGGCTGATCGGCTTCGGCCTGCACGAAATGCTGGCCAGCGAATGGGTCGGCGACTGCCATCTTGCCGTCTCGCATCCGGTTTCGCCGGCCAAATCGCTCGTGGAAACGGTAGCGCTGCTGCGCGAAACGGTTTATTTGGGCCGGAAATTTCATGTCGGCACGAACATCCACCTGCCCTGGCTGCTGCACTTGGAGCGGCTGCTCAGCAGTATCCCGGAAGCGAGCAGAGTCCGGTTTGTCGAGCAGGCGCTGAACCGGACCGATTTTTTTGTCGAGCCGGAAACGGTAAGCACGCTGGAAACGTTTTTTTCGCTGGACTGCAACGTGAGCGAGACGGCGAAGAAGCTGTACATTCACCGGAATACGCTGCTCTACCGGCTTGACAAGCTGAAGCAGGAAAGCGGACTCGATGTAAGGTTATTCCGCGATGCAGTGCTCGTCAAATTGATTTTGCTTTTGTACAAAGTCACGAAAAGAAATTGA
- a CDS encoding ABC transporter ATP-binding protein: MAGVRLEHVFKKYPGTDKASVKDINLDIKDKEFLVLVGPSGCGKSTTLRMIAGLEEISEGKLFIGDRLVNDVAPKDRDIAMVFQSYALYPHMNVYQNMAFGLKLRKFKKADIDKRVREAAKILDIEHLLERKPKALSGGQRQRVALGRAIVREPQVFLMDEPLSNLDAKLRGQMRAEISKLAKRLETTVIYVTHDQIEAMTMGDRIVVMKDGIIQQAASPDELYNHPVNIFVAGFIGAPSMNFITGTLSELAGALHFKASNVDIVVPEGRAKILRAGGYVGKEVVLGIRPEDLHEEPVFIEASPNTVVNATIEVAENLGHEMYLYLKGIGSDTVIARVDGRSANREGNNIKMGFDMNKVHIFDKETEENIFEK, from the coding sequence ATGGCAGGCGTACGTTTAGAGCATGTTTTCAAAAAATATCCCGGTACCGATAAAGCTTCCGTTAAAGACATCAACCTCGATATTAAGGACAAAGAGTTTCTCGTGCTGGTCGGACCGTCCGGCTGCGGCAAATCGACGACGCTGCGGATGATTGCAGGACTCGAAGAAATTTCCGAAGGCAAGCTGTTCATCGGCGATCGCCTCGTAAATGACGTTGCTCCAAAAGACCGCGACATTGCGATGGTATTCCAATCGTACGCGCTCTACCCGCACATGAACGTATACCAAAACATGGCATTCGGTCTTAAACTGCGTAAGTTCAAAAAAGCCGATATCGACAAACGCGTGCGTGAAGCCGCGAAAATTCTCGATATCGAGCATCTGCTCGAACGGAAACCGAAAGCTCTCTCCGGCGGTCAGCGCCAGCGTGTTGCCCTGGGCCGCGCGATCGTCCGCGAACCGCAAGTGTTCCTGATGGACGAACCGCTTTCCAACCTTGACGCCAAGCTGCGCGGTCAAATGCGCGCTGAAATCAGCAAACTGGCCAAACGTCTGGAAACGACCGTTATTTACGTAACGCATGACCAGATCGAAGCGATGACGATGGGCGACCGTATCGTCGTTATGAAGGACGGCATCATTCAGCAAGCTGCTTCTCCTGACGAGCTGTACAACCATCCGGTGAACATTTTCGTTGCCGGCTTCATCGGAGCCCCTTCGATGAATTTTATTACAGGTACGCTGAGCGAGCTGGCCGGAGCGCTGCACTTCAAGGCGTCTAATGTCGACATCGTCGTTCCGGAAGGCAGAGCGAAAATTTTGCGCGCTGGCGGATATGTCGGCAAAGAAGTGGTACTGGGCATTCGTCCGGAAGACCTGCACGAAGAGCCGGTATTCATCGAAGCTTCGCCGAACACCGTCGTAAATGCAACCATTGAAGTGGCGGAGAACCTTGGTCACGAAATGTACCTGTACCTGAAAGGCATCGGCAGTGACACGGTTATTGCCCGCGTAGACGGACGTTCCGCGAATCGTGAAGGAAACAACATCAAAATGGGCTTCGATATGAATAAAGTCCATATTTTCGATAAAGAAACCGAAGAAAACATTTTTGAGAAATAA
- a CDS encoding ATP phosphoribosyltransferase regulatory subunit: MSKPKVFEKPTGVKDYLPHAVAKLRHIEREVLQCMNRWGYEQIMTPTMEYYDTVGAASSTSDQKLFKLLNNRGTTLVLRSEMTSPIARVVSSLLKEQPFPLRLSYHANVFRAIEEEAGRDAEFFQTGVELVGDASAAADAEVVALAIASLKAAGVERFKIAMGHVGFLNGLFEETLKGRQDEQEDLKKCLLGRDYVGYRERLRELALEEPLQRELEGILRLRGGSEICEQALQLSGDATAQASIRHLCEIWDVLKAYGVCEHVLIDLTMIGDFSYYTGMTFEGYAADLGFPVVSGGRYDNLLTQFGRPAPATGFALKTNRILELVGGEAEGDGRRLLIGYDRAGRDHALAEAQRLRESGAVVVTEPMESESGIERLPDGGAVRYGGRTYGVFMPFFKTEGGSGA, from the coding sequence ATGTCTAAACCGAAAGTGTTCGAAAAACCGACCGGCGTCAAAGATTACCTTCCCCACGCGGTGGCGAAGCTGCGCCATATCGAGCGGGAAGTGCTGCAGTGCATGAACCGCTGGGGCTACGAGCAAATCATGACGCCTACGATGGAATATTACGATACGGTTGGGGCGGCAAGCTCCACCTCCGACCAGAAGCTGTTCAAGCTGCTGAACAACCGCGGCACGACGCTCGTGCTGCGCTCGGAGATGACGTCTCCGATTGCGCGCGTCGTGTCTTCGCTGCTGAAGGAGCAGCCGTTTCCGCTGCGCCTCTCCTACCACGCCAATGTGTTCCGCGCGATCGAGGAAGAAGCGGGACGGGATGCGGAGTTTTTCCAAACCGGCGTGGAGCTGGTGGGCGACGCTTCGGCGGCAGCCGACGCTGAAGTGGTGGCGCTGGCGATTGCGTCGCTCAAGGCGGCAGGGGTGGAACGGTTTAAAATCGCCATGGGCCATGTCGGGTTCCTGAACGGCCTGTTCGAAGAGACGCTCAAAGGGCGGCAGGACGAGCAGGAGGATCTGAAAAAGTGTCTGCTCGGACGCGATTATGTCGGCTACCGCGAACGGCTGCGCGAGCTGGCGCTTGAGGAGCCGCTGCAGCGGGAGCTGGAAGGCATTCTGCGGCTGCGCGGCGGGTCGGAGATCTGCGAGCAGGCGCTGCAGCTGAGCGGCGATGCGACCGCCCAGGCGTCGATCCGGCATCTGTGCGAAATATGGGATGTGCTGAAGGCGTACGGCGTGTGCGAGCATGTGCTGATCGATTTGACGATGATCGGCGACTTTTCCTATTATACCGGCATGACGTTCGAAGGGTACGCCGCCGATTTGGGCTTCCCGGTCGTCAGCGGCGGACGGTACGACAATTTGCTGACCCAGTTCGGACGTCCGGCGCCGGCGACGGGCTTCGCGTTGAAAACGAACCGCATTCTGGAGCTGGTCGGGGGCGAAGCGGAAGGCGACGGGCGCCGGCTGCTGATCGGCTATGACCGGGCCGGCCGTGACCATGCGCTGGCGGAAGCGCAGCGGCTAAGAGAAAGCGGCGCTGTTGTCGTAACGGAGCCGATGGAGTCGGAGAGCGGGATCGAGCGGCTTCCGGACGGGGGAGCGGTCCGTTACGGAGGACGGACGTACGGCGTGTTTATGCCATTTTTCAAAACGGAAGGAGGCAGCGGCGCATGA
- a CDS encoding polysaccharide deacetylase family protein, which yields MKRKFAKIMVAAILIAIFVQLELTYITGSSQASASGISGAQTVSAAGAAGSVYYRNKVIVLMYHDVSDHHDPKSLSLAKFKEQLRLMKENHFHWITMEQYKAFILRGAAVPDNAVLLTFDDGYETFYTDTYPILKQFHAPATNFLIVSTIGNPAHKGVAKLNWNQVREMRRSGYDFYSHTFDSHAYMAADLSGKKQVPMLMKRIYLKEKHRRETEHEYERRITNDLRRANEVLYRELGIRSDVLAFPYGAYSKPLLKVCDRLGITVTLTVKSGIDEAGQRNGFRVNAGGMDNDPKALIAVMKKGPEALGNSRFGIAANRMFYLQLTMLAFTIALLLFVRFRFSLAAQRGKLGWMKWKRWSSAS from the coding sequence ATGAAGCGCAAGTTTGCCAAAATAATGGTCGCCGCAATACTTATCGCTATTTTCGTCCAATTGGAACTGACATACATAACCGGCTCCAGCCAGGCATCGGCTTCGGGAATAAGCGGCGCCCAGACCGTCTCCGCAGCGGGGGCGGCCGGAAGTGTCTATTACCGGAACAAAGTTATTGTTCTGATGTACCACGATGTGTCCGATCATCACGATCCTAAATCGCTCTCTTTGGCCAAATTCAAAGAACAGCTGCGGTTGATGAAAGAAAACCACTTTCACTGGATTACGATGGAGCAGTACAAAGCGTTTATTTTGCGGGGGGCGGCCGTTCCGGATAATGCGGTGCTGCTGACTTTCGATGACGGTTACGAAACTTTCTATACCGATACATACCCGATACTTAAGCAGTTTCACGCGCCCGCGACCAACTTTCTCATCGTGAGCACGATCGGCAATCCCGCCCATAAAGGAGTTGCGAAGCTGAACTGGAACCAGGTGCGGGAGATGCGGCGCAGCGGATACGACTTTTATAGCCATACGTTCGATTCCCACGCTTACATGGCTGCAGACCTCTCCGGCAAAAAGCAGGTGCCGATGCTGATGAAGCGGATCTATTTGAAAGAGAAGCACCGCAGGGAGACGGAACATGAGTACGAACGGCGGATTACAAACGATCTGCGTCGTGCGAACGAGGTGCTCTATCGGGAGCTCGGCATCCGCAGCGACGTGCTCGCTTTCCCTTACGGCGCTTATTCCAAGCCGCTGCTCAAAGTATGCGACCGGCTCGGCATTACCGTCACACTGACGGTAAAGAGCGGGATCGACGAGGCGGGACAGCGGAACGGATTCCGGGTTAATGCCGGCGGAATGGACAACGATCCGAAAGCGCTGATCGCGGTAATGAAAAAGGGACCGGAAGCGCTGGGCAACAGCCGCTTCGGAATCGCCGCCAACCGGATGTTCTATTTGCAGCTGACGATGCTTGCATTTACGATCGCCCTGCTGCTGTTTGTTCGTTTCCGATTCTCTCTTGCTGCTCAGCGAGGAAAGCTCGGATGGATGAAGTGGAAACGTTGGAGTTCGGCATCGTAG
- the hprK gene encoding HPr(Ser) kinase/phosphatase has protein sequence MPKKVKVSEIVHQFQLEILTGEDGLRREITTDDLYRPALEMAGYFHYHPKERAQILGKTELAFIQTLDAKERRDRLDRLCDDETPCILITRGLEPPLELIEQATKHRIPVLRSQVATTIFTSRLTNFLERKLAPTTTIHGVLVDVYGMGMLITGGSGIGKSETALELVKRGHRLVADDAVEIRQTSDNQLHGTAPELIRHLLEIRGLGIINVMTLFGAGAVRNNKRISVVVKLENWQQEKQYDRLGLDEETTSIIDTEIPLITVPVRPGRNLAVIIEVAAMNYRLKRMGYNAALQFTNKLTETISDDMDDYE, from the coding sequence ATGCCCAAGAAGGTGAAAGTATCCGAAATCGTCCATCAGTTTCAGCTTGAAATTTTGACGGGCGAGGATGGATTGCGAAGAGAAATTACAACCGATGATTTGTACCGACCTGCGCTGGAGATGGCGGGTTATTTCCACTACCATCCGAAAGAACGGGCTCAAATATTGGGCAAAACGGAGCTGGCTTTCATTCAGACGCTCGACGCCAAGGAGCGCCGCGACCGGCTCGACCGGCTGTGCGACGATGAAACGCCGTGCATCTTAATTACCCGCGGGCTTGAACCGCCGCTCGAGCTGATCGAGCAGGCAACGAAGCATCGCATTCCCGTACTTCGCAGCCAAGTGGCGACGACGATTTTTACGAGCCGGCTGACGAACTTCCTGGAGCGGAAGCTGGCGCCGACCACGACCATCCACGGCGTGCTTGTGGATGTATACGGCATGGGCATGCTCATTACCGGAGGCAGCGGGATCGGTAAAAGCGAAACGGCGCTGGAGCTTGTGAAGCGGGGCCACCGTCTCGTCGCGGACGATGCGGTCGAAATCCGCCAAACGTCGGACAATCAGCTGCACGGCACGGCTCCGGAGCTCATTCGTCATTTGCTGGAAATCCGCGGCTTGGGCATTATTAACGTGATGACGCTGTTCGGGGCGGGCGCGGTCCGCAACAACAAGCGGATCAGCGTTGTCGTCAAGCTGGAAAACTGGCAGCAGGAGAAGCAGTACGACCGTCTCGGACTGGATGAAGAGACGACGTCCATCATCGATACCGAAATTCCGCTTATCACCGTTCCGGTCCGTCCGGGCCGTAACCTGGCAGTCATTATTGAGGTGGCGGCGATGAATTACCGTCTAAAGCGGATGGGCTACAACGCGGCGCTCCAGTTCACGAACAAGCTGACGGAGACGATTAGCGACGATATGGACGATTATGAATAA
- a CDS encoding acyltransferase: MRKVDRFPVEGANALWQVYRTVSRMKAVRNFIAIQLARYCPSLPAKNWIYRHVLGMKVGKNTAFALMVMVDVFFPERIKVGDNSVIGYNTTILTHEYLINEYRLGDVVIGSDVMIGANTTILPGVTIGDGAVVAAGSVVHKDVQPGTFVGGNPLRELQR; this comes from the coding sequence TTGAGAAAGGTTGATCGTTTTCCCGTGGAAGGAGCGAATGCGCTGTGGCAGGTGTACCGCACGGTAAGCCGCATGAAGGCGGTGCGGAATTTTATCGCCATTCAGCTTGCCCGCTATTGTCCATCGCTGCCGGCGAAGAACTGGATTTACCGGCACGTGCTCGGGATGAAGGTGGGCAAAAATACAGCATTCGCGCTTATGGTCATGGTCGACGTTTTTTTCCCGGAACGGATCAAGGTGGGCGACAACAGCGTGATCGGTTACAATACGACGATTTTGACGCACGAGTATTTAATCAACGAATACCGGCTGGGCGACGTCGTCATCGGATCGGATGTGATGATCGGCGCGAACACGACCATTTTGCCGGGCGTTACGATCGGTGACGGGGCTGTTGTGGCCGCCGGTTCGGTCGTACATAAAGATGTGCAGCCGGGGACGTTCGTCGGGGGCAATCCGCTCCGCGAGCTGCAGCGGTAA
- the lgt gene encoding prolipoprotein diacylglyceryl transferase, which yields MDVLRINPIAFSLGALEVHWYGIILGMGALVGLLLAVREGKRFGISSDFFMDLLLLGVPSAIIGARAYFVLFKWDYYKDHPGEIIQIWNGGIAIYGALIGAVVCGFFYSRSKGFRFWRIVDICAPSLIAGQLIGRWGNFVNQEAYGGPVEESFLLHTLHLPAWIVNQMNVEGTFHHPTFLYESLWNLAGIIILFILRRQRFMRAGELFFSYLIWYSIGRFFIEGLRTDSLAFKGPDSLASIVDWLWSPMTVVFQPGFLDPAYGNVRISQLLAIVLVIACAAAIAVRRTLGLATERYVDPIINYKTGLPAGAKSGGPAGSAQEKAAGIEGRDLKEDS from the coding sequence ATGGATGTGCTTCGTATCAATCCGATCGCTTTCTCTCTCGGTGCGCTGGAAGTGCACTGGTACGGTATTATTCTCGGAATGGGAGCGCTCGTCGGACTGCTTCTTGCTGTCCGGGAAGGGAAGCGGTTCGGGATATCGTCGGACTTCTTCATGGACCTGCTGCTGCTCGGCGTACCGTCGGCCATTATCGGCGCAAGGGCCTACTTTGTTTTGTTCAAATGGGACTATTATAAGGACCATCCGGGAGAAATCATCCAAATTTGGAACGGCGGCATTGCCATTTACGGTGCGCTTATCGGCGCCGTTGTATGCGGATTTTTCTATTCGAGATCTAAAGGGTTCCGGTTTTGGCGGATCGTGGACATTTGCGCGCCGTCGCTTATCGCCGGCCAGCTGATCGGACGCTGGGGTAACTTTGTGAACCAGGAAGCGTACGGAGGACCGGTGGAGGAGTCGTTCCTGCTTCATACGCTCCATCTTCCGGCCTGGATCGTCAACCAGATGAATGTGGAAGGCACGTTTCATCATCCGACATTCCTGTACGAATCGCTGTGGAACTTGGCCGGCATTATCATTTTGTTCATTTTGCGCCGTCAGCGCTTTATGCGGGCGGGAGAGCTCTTTTTTTCCTATTTAATCTGGTATTCTATCGGCCGATTCTTTATCGAAGGGCTGCGTACCGATAGTTTGGCGTTCAAAGGGCCGGATTCGCTCGCTTCGATCGTCGATTGGCTCTGGTCCCCGATGACGGTCGTCTTCCAGCCTGGCTTTCTCGATCCGGCATACGGCAATGTGCGGATTTCGCAGCTGCTCGCGATCGTACTTGTCATCGCCTGTGCGGCAGCGATCGCGGTCCGGCGCACGCTCGGATTGGCAACGGAGCGTTATGTGGACCCGATTATCAACTATAAAACAGGCCTTCCGGCCGGTGCGAAATCTGGCGGTCCAGCCGGTTCGGCTCAAGAAAAGGCTGCGGGCATCGAAGGACGGGACCTCAAAGAGGACAGCTAG
- the ppaX gene encoding pyrophosphatase PpaX: MKNQITTLLFDLDGTILDTNELIIRSFLHALDGIVPAGFGAEQMIPIMGQPLVTQLQKFSGLTEVSHLVPVYREYNLRMHDEMVKAFPHVDDVLGNLKRSGFKLGVVTTKMRLTTDRGLNLTGLERYMDSVVTLDDVTEAKPHPEPVLKAMAELKADPASTLMIGDSPADIGAAKAAGAIAVGVAWSLKGGQVLREYGADHIIDDMRDLYALVGLEREAFEKG, from the coding sequence ATGAAAAACCAAATCACAACCCTTCTGTTTGATCTGGACGGTACGATTCTCGATACGAACGAGCTCATTATCCGTTCGTTCCTGCATGCATTGGACGGAATCGTGCCCGCAGGGTTCGGAGCGGAGCAAATGATTCCGATTATGGGGCAGCCGCTGGTGACGCAGCTGCAGAAGTTCTCCGGTCTTACGGAAGTATCCCATCTCGTTCCCGTTTACCGCGAATATAATTTGCGGATGCATGACGAGATGGTCAAAGCATTCCCTCATGTGGACGATGTGCTGGGCAATTTGAAACGCAGCGGCTTCAAGCTGGGCGTTGTCACGACCAAGATGCGGCTGACGACCGACAGGGGGCTTAATTTGACCGGTCTGGAGCGGTATATGGACTCCGTTGTAACGCTTGATGACGTGACGGAAGCGAAGCCGCATCCGGAGCCGGTGCTGAAGGCGATGGCGGAGCTTAAGGCCGATCCGGCTTCGACGCTGATGATCGGGGACAGCCCGGCCGATATCGGTGCCGCAAAGGCTGCGGGGGCAATTGCAGTCGGCGTCGCATGGTCGCTCAAGGGCGGTCAGGTGCTGCGGGAATACGGCGCCGATCATATTATTGATGATATGCGCGATTTGTACGCCCTTGTCGGATTGGAGCGGGAGGCCTTTGAGAAAGGTTGA